The following is a genomic window from Candidatus Eisenbacteria bacterium.
ACCGGCACGAACTCGTCAATTCCGTCGCCGTCGTTGTCACCCGAATTGTACGCTCCCCCGGCTCTTCTTGTCATCGTGTAGTATATGAGATAGTCCGCCGTATCCATGTATCCGGGCGGCCAGTTGTCCGGTGACAGAGAAACAATGTTCTTTGCATCCAGGAGATTCAGCCCCTGAGCGAAAACCGTAAGGTTTTGCCCCCAGAGCTTATAGTACCTTTCCCCCTGCATGTCAAGGCTGGTCGTGCTGGGCCGCCTCAAACTGTTTGTCGTGCTCGGCGGAATCTCTCTCTGCCCGACATATCTTGGGGTAAACGGAAGTCCGCTGTTGTACTGCCACACAAAGCTTACGCCCCACTTGTTAGGTTCGCTGATATACACGCTGGACGAGAGTGTATGTCTCTGATCCCAGTCAAGCGGCTGCTCTCCGGTAGGAAGATAGAGATAATTTGTCTGCCGCTCCTGCTCCGGATCTGAATTTATTCCGGTTGCTATGCCGTAAGTATAGGAAATCTCCCCCTGAAAATTATGGCTGAACCTCTTTACGAGGCTGACCTCGACCCCTCTTGCGGAACCATAATCTTTGTTCACATACATTGGAACGGGCGCAGGGCTTCCCTCAACATTTACCTCCTGCGTCGAAATCAGTCCGAAAATGTCCTTGTAGTAAACCGCAAGCTGAAGCGCAAGGACAGATGTGAAGAGATGCTGGACCGCAGCCTGGTACGAGATAGTCGTCTCTGGTTCAAGATTTGGGTTGCCCAATACCCGGGCATAGTTCGCCCTGTCCTCAAAAACATATCTTCTGTCCGGGATTTGATAGTACCGGCCGTAGTGGAAGCTCATGACATCCCTGTCCGATATGGGATAAGCTATGCCGAGTCTTGGGCTGAGCTGAGTCTTTGCCCTATTCGTCACGTAAATGGACTCAATCTGGTTACCCACATCGAAAACGTCATACCTCAATCCTGAGTTCAGAACCATCCCCTCGTGCTCCCATCTGTCCTGGATGTATGCCGAACCTTCCGGGTTGAAGTAATGGTAGTCACTTCTGTAGCCACCGTTCAATCCCTGTGCATTTATCTGGACCGGGTAGTCTATCCCGAGAAGACGCATATCATTGTATGTCCCCTCGGCGCCCGAGGAGATAATGTGTCCCCTGAACTTGGTACTCACGTCGGATTTCACCGTCCACACCTTGGTATTCCTTGTGTAGTACCTCGGATAGTCCCCGTGGGTGACATAGTATCTCGATGTCGTGAAATTGATGGAATCCCACCAGTACTGGGGATACTGGACTTGGTACTGCCATGGTGCCTTCCCCTGGACAGACTGGATATAGTCATACGTATGCCTGCTCACCCGCACACTGTAGTAAGTGTCTTTGCTTATCGTGTGGTTCCAGACGAGTTTCATCTGATTGAACAAATCCTTCACGTTTGGGGTGTGCTCGGCAGGGTTGTAGTAAACATAGCTTGAGTCCTTCTTGTACCACGACCACTCGCCGAATCTCTCAACGATTTCACCTCTTGATGTCGTGTCCCATCTTGTCTGGACCCAGCCGTCTCTGTTCCATCTGTGCCTGTAGCTGTCATAGCCAGTGTCATTTCTTATGAACTCGGCAGACAACTTGTAGTTTGCACCCATCTTGTAGCTGAGCTTTCCCTGAAGCAAGAGCTCGTTACTCTGTCTCTGGCCAATCTTTATGAAATCCAGGATCGTCGATGTGGGCCGCCGCTCCGCCGTCTTGAGATAAGTGTCCTGGAAATTTCCTTCGGCAGATACGAAGTAAGTCAGCTTTGGAACAAAGGTCGGGCCGCCCACACCAATGCTGATCTTGTCATAATTGTCGTACGTCTTGTCCCTTGCTCCGTAGTCGTCGGTGAGAAAGCGAACCTCTCCCGTGAACTTGTCTCCACCTTCCTTCGTCACCAGGTTAACGACGCCTGAAAGTGCGTTTCCGTATTGAGCATCGAGGCCGCCGGAGAGCACCTCGGCATTGGAGAGAGCAAGATTCGAGAGACTGACACCGCCTCCCACGAGCGGGTCTCGCACCGGTATGCCGTCCACGGTGTAAAGAACCTCACCGCCCCTTCCACCACGGAAATGAAGCTCCCCTGCAGTAGCAACAACACCGGCTTTAAGTCGAAGAGCTTCCTGATACGATTCAACAGGAAGATTCTTTATGTCTTCAGAACTGACTGCATGCCTTGTCGAAGAACTTTCCTTCTGGATGAGAGGTCTCACGCCTTCCACGACTATCTCTTCAGTCGTTATGGTAATCGTCTCACCAAGTTGAAAGTTCACGACGGCTGTCTTGTTTGCATCAACAGCCACCGCCGTCTTCGTAGAAGAAGTGTATCCAATCATGCTCGCCTGGACATTGTAAACACCAACGGGCACAAACTGGATGGCGAAGTTGCCGTCTTCGTCGGAGAAAGCACCAAGCGTCGTTCCGGCCACTTGCACTCTGCCGAATGCAAGAGGAGCACCTGTCTTGGCATC
Proteins encoded in this region:
- a CDS encoding TonB-dependent receptor; its protein translation is MTKVTTILGAVMVLFLVFLLLIPSQILAQGAKKPSFGRIAGKVIDAKTGAPLAFGRVQVAGTTLGAFSDEDGNFAIQFVPVGVYNVQASMIGYTSSTKTAVAVDANKTAVVNFQLGETITITTEEIVVEGVRPLIQKESSSTRHAVSSEDIKNLPVESYQEALRLKAGVVATAGELHFRGGRGGEVLYTVDGIPVRDPLVGGGVSLSNLALSNAEVLSGGLDAQYGNALSGVVNLVTKEGGDKFTGEVRFLTDDYGARDKTYDNYDKISIGVGGPTFVPKLTYFVSAEGNFQDTYLKTAERRPTSTILDFIKIGQRQSNELLLQGKLSYKMGANYKLSAEFIRNDTGYDSYRHRWNRDGWVQTRWDTTSRGEIVERFGEWSWYKKDSSYVYYNPAEHTPNVKDLFNQMKLVWNHTISKDTYYSVRVSRHTYDYIQSVQGKAPWQYQVQYPQYWWDSINFTTSRYYVTHGDYPRYYTRNTKVWTVKSDVSTKFRGHIISSGAEGTYNDMRLLGIDYPVQINAQGLNGGYRSDYHYFNPEGSAYIQDRWEHEGMVLNSGLRYDVFDVGNQIESIYVTNRAKTQLSPRLGIAYPISDRDVMSFHYGRYYQIPDRRYVFEDRANYARVLGNPNLEPETTISYQAAVQHLFTSVLALQLAVYYKDIFGLISTQEVNVEGSPAPVPMYVNKDYGSARGVEVSLVKRFSHNFQGEISYTYGIATGINSDPEQERQTNYLYLPTGEQPLDWDQRHTLSSSVYISEPNKWGVSFVWQYNSGLPFTPRYVGQREIPPSTTNSLRRPSTTSLDMQGERYYKLWGQNLTVFAQGLNLLDAKNIVSLSPDNWPPGYMDTADYLIYYTMTRRAGGAYNSGDNDGDGIDEFVPVNDPRVFSEGRFLRIGIGLSF